A window of Spiroplasma syrphidicola EA-1 contains these coding sequences:
- a CDS encoding DUF3137 domain-containing protein: protein MEKLALSNQTKDKIRALHYEHISKYYQKNKSFFISSVTFKVFFVIMLILSIALMITGGILLDFKFTFLISLILLLSGVIVFAGLIVTMSIISARSIKTTLFLNQLNYNQYYQIAIDDYFKDKVILEVINNQFNIMPVPNFTSVSKNPRKNNLLQESLIRVSSLKEKMDNKVINGSFEKTKFSLGVITVRKTMVFLKGLVILAYVALFFFDLFDQSDVSYLYEDEKEKVIKKTLNFLSLMLLVEMKRSENYFFFSTKLPVSFNIEANIVPHQNEFKKFVLRNKEINFEGNEFNNIFDTNTTNPVELRKILSPKAMANLIDYSRQYQEALSMSFVNDTYTLLLDKYSYSKKNHHLNQIWKPLINSKTNIETCIDDLITKIEIDLFHLEKSLNYLKGFDID from the coding sequence ATGGAAAAATTAGCCTTATCAAACCAAACAAAAGATAAAATTAGAGCTTTACATTATGAACACATTAGCAAATATTACCAGAAAAATAAGTCTTTTTTTATCAGTTCAGTTACATTTAAAGTCTTTTTTGTAATAATGTTGATATTGTCAATTGCGTTAATGATTACAGGTGGTATTTTACTGGACTTTAAGTTTACTTTTTTAATATCTCTGATTTTATTATTAAGCGGGGTTATCGTTTTTGCTGGGTTAATTGTGACAATGAGTATTATTAGTGCTCGTTCAATTAAAACAACTCTCTTCTTGAATCAACTAAATTATAATCAATATTATCAAATTGCAATTGATGACTATTTTAAGGATAAAGTTATATTAGAGGTTATTAATAACCAATTTAACATCATGCCTGTTCCTAATTTTACTAGTGTTAGTAAAAATCCCCGAAAAAATAATCTTTTACAAGAAAGCTTAATTCGGGTAAGTAGTTTAAAAGAAAAAATGGATAATAAGGTAATTAATGGTTCATTTGAAAAAACTAAATTTTCATTAGGAGTAATTACTGTTCGAAAAACAATGGTTTTTTTGAAAGGATTAGTTATTTTAGCATATGTTGCTTTGTTTTTTTTCGATTTGTTTGATCAAAGTGATGTTAGTTATTTGTATGAAGATGAGAAAGAAAAAGTTATTAAAAAAACGCTTAATTTTTTATCATTAATGCTATTGGTTGAGATGAAAAGATCAGAAAACTATTTCTTTTTCAGTACCAAATTACCAGTTAGTTTCAATATTGAAGCAAATATTGTTCCCCACCAAAATGAATTTAAAAAATTTGTTTTACGAAATAAAGAAATTAATTTTGAGGGAAATGAATTCAATAACATTTTTGATACTAATACCACAAATCCGGTTGAACTTCGTAAAATATTAAGTCCCAAAGCAATGGCTAATTTAATTGACTATTCACGCCAATATCAAGAAGCTTTATCTATGTCTTTTGTGAATGATACTTATACTTTATTACTAGATAAATATTCATATAGTAAAAAAAATCACCATTTGAATCAAATTTGAAAACCATTAATTAATAGTAAGACAAATATTGAAACATGTATTGATGATTTAATTACAAAAATTGAAATAGACTTATTTCATTTAGAAAAAAGTTTAAATTATTTAAAAGGCTTTGATATTGATTAA